A stretch of the Bacillus sp. FJAT-18017 genome encodes the following:
- a CDS encoding nuclease-related domain-containing protein produces MKLNEREIPLRILQEEALLRNLPKECSKYAEIESDLARRRAGYWGETQLDYYLRQLPYQNYFILHDLRLPLEDDFFQIDVLILTPRYCLVIESKNFKGVLFFDGVFDQLIRIQEDLEESFEDPIVQAKNIILKLKYLLSAYFPDLPFDYLISIANPKTIIKSNTDKNKKVCHANGIVHKVFSLEKNFHKQIITPEQILDISSYLLKLNTPNNKSILTVFGLSRKDLKNGVFCPRCDEAMFYVKGNFCCKICKQVDEKEFLIKVIDYFLLFGPTATNSQLKLFLDIPSRYNTKHFLKKLNFSLTGQKRYRVYQISGNIRNMITNPANLLRRTKESK; encoded by the coding sequence TTGAAATTGAATGAAAGAGAAATTCCATTAAGAATTCTTCAAGAGGAGGCGCTTTTGAGAAATCTTCCAAAAGAGTGTTCCAAGTATGCTGAAATTGAAAGTGACCTTGCTCGCAGAAGAGCAGGCTATTGGGGGGAAACACAACTGGATTATTACCTCCGTCAGTTGCCTTATCAAAACTACTTTATCCTACATGATCTCCGCCTCCCCCTCGAAGATGACTTTTTTCAAATTGATGTGCTAATCCTAACCCCACGATATTGTTTAGTGATTGAATCAAAGAATTTCAAAGGAGTACTCTTTTTTGACGGTGTATTTGATCAACTTATCCGGATACAGGAGGATTTAGAAGAGTCGTTTGAAGATCCTATTGTACAGGCGAAAAATATCATTTTGAAACTTAAATATCTGCTTTCAGCTTATTTCCCAGATTTGCCATTCGATTACCTTATTTCCATAGCCAACCCAAAAACCATTATAAAGTCAAACACAGATAAAAATAAAAAAGTATGTCATGCCAATGGTATTGTCCACAAAGTTTTTAGTCTGGAGAAAAATTTCCACAAGCAAATTATAACCCCCGAACAAATACTGGACATTTCTTCATATCTCCTTAAACTCAACACTCCGAATAACAAAAGTATTTTAACGGTTTTTGGACTGTCCCGAAAGGATTTGAAAAACGGCGTTTTCTGTCCTCGCTGTGATGAAGCGATGTTTTATGTTAAAGGCAACTTTTGCTGTAAAATATGCAAACAGGTTGATGAAAAAGAGTTTCTTATAAAAGTGATTGATTATTTTCTCCTATTTGGGCCAACTGCAACAAATAGCCAGCTTAAATTGTTTCTGGATATCCCATCGCGATATAATACAAAACACTTTTTAAAAAAGCTGAATTTTTCTCTAACTGGGCAGAAAAGGTACAGAGTATATCAGATTTCTGGCAACATCAGAAACATGATTACAAATCCAGCCAATCTTTTGAGAAGAACGAAGGAGAGCAAATGA
- a CDS encoding TIGR04190 family B12-binding domain/radical SAM domain protein, giving the protein MVYDLVLLHPPTVYDFRKEMLFTGPISDVVPSSPVFEMYPIRLTSIGDYLERYGLKVKIINIANRMLMNPHFDVEKKLREIKTKAFGIDLHWLPHAHGSIELAKICKKHHPTVPVMFGGLSSTYFYKELLEYPCVDFVVRGDTTEKLILMLLNALEAGNRDLSTIPNLSWKNDGEHIHNPHTYVPDSLNDFNLPGYKYVIRSVFKYFNLLDPLPYKGWLQYPNTAILTSKGCNYNCLICGGSKDAYALNCNRKKILMRSPKNMLDDIALIQRFSRAPIFLLNDIREGGKEYVNEFFEGLSKMKLKDELVFELFQYVDEEFFEKLHKAVPKYSIEITLESSDEEIRRVNGKFNCTNKKVIETLQYALKHGCAKIDLFFMTGIPGQSYQSAIDNVDFCEKIHNECSNDPRLSYFIAPLAPFLDPGSPAYEHPDLHGYKKFCFRLEDFRQAMLSPSWKYMLSYETNAMTRDDIVRATYDSALLLNKFKLKYGLIKQDEYEEIEYKIVKSVEFMKRIDDLLLLPDKEKQAGLALIKKEVEEVNRHSICGKNELKWEVSKRYADFFTLGRIGLELLGDEILRGIRCKLGRIDRKNVTVYSGEERDY; this is encoded by the coding sequence CATAAGTGACGTAGTACCGTCCTCGCCCGTTTTCGAGATGTACCCTATTAGATTAACCAGCATCGGCGATTACCTGGAGAGGTACGGACTTAAGGTGAAAATCATCAACATCGCCAACCGAATGCTGATGAATCCACACTTTGATGTGGAAAAAAAGCTTCGCGAAATTAAGACAAAGGCGTTTGGCATCGATCTTCACTGGCTGCCGCATGCCCACGGAAGTATTGAACTCGCAAAAATCTGTAAGAAGCACCATCCGACTGTTCCTGTCATGTTCGGAGGACTTTCCTCCACCTATTTCTACAAGGAACTTCTCGAGTACCCTTGCGTTGACTTTGTTGTGAGGGGTGACACAACCGAAAAGCTGATCCTCATGCTTTTGAATGCGCTGGAAGCGGGAAACCGCGACTTGAGCACGATCCCGAACCTGAGCTGGAAGAATGATGGCGAGCATATCCATAACCCGCATACGTATGTGCCAGACAGCCTTAATGATTTCAACCTCCCGGGCTACAAGTATGTCATCCGATCTGTTTTTAAATACTTTAACCTCCTGGATCCGCTCCCATACAAGGGATGGCTGCAATACCCCAACACTGCGATATTGACCTCGAAGGGCTGCAATTACAACTGCTTGATCTGTGGGGGTTCAAAGGATGCGTACGCTTTGAACTGCAACCGCAAGAAAATCCTGATGAGATCCCCTAAAAACATGCTTGATGACATTGCGCTCATTCAGCGATTCAGCCGCGCGCCAATATTCCTGTTGAATGATATTAGAGAAGGCGGTAAGGAATACGTGAACGAGTTTTTTGAAGGCTTGTCTAAAATGAAGCTTAAGGATGAATTGGTATTTGAATTATTCCAGTATGTTGATGAAGAGTTTTTTGAAAAACTCCATAAGGCCGTCCCAAAATACAGCATCGAGATTACACTCGAATCCTCGGATGAAGAAATCCGCCGCGTGAACGGGAAGTTCAACTGCACAAATAAGAAAGTCATAGAAACCTTGCAATACGCTTTGAAACATGGCTGTGCGAAAATCGATTTGTTTTTCATGACGGGAATTCCCGGACAAAGCTACCAAAGCGCTATTGACAATGTTGATTTTTGTGAAAAAATTCACAATGAGTGCAGCAATGATCCTAGACTGTCCTATTTTATTGCACCGCTAGCACCGTTCCTTGATCCGGGCAGCCCGGCCTATGAGCATCCAGACCTCCACGGCTACAAAAAGTTTTGTTTCCGGCTTGAGGACTTTCGCCAGGCAATGCTCTCACCTTCATGGAAGTACATGCTAAGCTATGAAACCAATGCGATGACCCGTGATGACATAGTCCGTGCAACATACGACTCAGCGCTATTACTCAACAAATTCAAATTGAAATACGGACTGATCAAGCAGGACGAATACGAAGAAATAGAATACAAGATTGTGAAGTCAGTAGAGTTTATGAAACGCATTGATGACCTGCTCCTCTTGCCTGACAAAGAAAAACAGGCAGGGCTCGCCCTCATCAAAAAGGAAGTCGAAGAAGTCAACCGCCACAGCATCTGCGGCAAAAATGAACTAAAATGGGAAGTATCAAAACGCTACGCGGACTTCTTTACACTCGGACGAATCGGACTGGAACTATTGGGCGACGAGATTCTCCGGGGAATTCGATGCAAGCTCGGCAGAATTGACAGAAAAAACGTAACTGTTTATTCGGGGGAGGAAAGAGATTATTAA
- the hpf gene encoding ribosome hibernation-promoting factor, HPF/YfiA family, translated as MNFNIRGENIEVTPAIREYVERKISKLERYFTETPQANVNVNLKVFQDKTSKVEVTIPMPHLVLRAEEGHEDMYAAIDLITDKLERQIRKHKTKVNRKFREKGDFAAMFANGENSQVATFDEEDELEVVRQKSFELKPMDSEEAILQMNMLGHSFYVFTNAETNRTNVVYKRHDGRYGLIEAH; from the coding sequence ATGAATTTCAATATTCGTGGTGAAAACATTGAAGTAACTCCAGCAATACGTGAGTACGTGGAAAGGAAGATTTCCAAGCTAGAAAGGTATTTTACCGAAACACCGCAAGCGAATGTCAATGTAAACCTGAAGGTGTTCCAGGATAAAACATCCAAAGTAGAAGTAACCATCCCGATGCCGCACCTCGTCCTCCGCGCCGAGGAAGGCCATGAAGATATGTATGCTGCAATTGACTTGATTACTGATAAGCTTGAACGCCAAATCCGCAAACATAAAACGAAAGTGAACCGTAAGTTCCGTGAAAAAGGCGATTTTGCTGCAATGTTTGCCAATGGTGAGAACTCTCAGGTAGCAACTTTTGATGAAGAAGATGAGCTTGAGGTGGTCCGTCAGAAGAGCTTCGAACTGAAGCCGATGGACAGTGAGGAAGCAATTCTTCAAATGAACATGCTTGGCCATAGTTTCTATGTTTTCACTAATGCTGAAACAAACCGTACAAACGTCGTCTACAAGCGCCACGACGGCCGTTACGGCTTAATTGAAGCTCATTAA
- a CDS encoding cytochrome c3 family protein, translated as MAFWRKSKNTETISPETETREGKKKVGLIRGLWRKFKNIDWKNPVNKWKLGFVLMFALIAMSGTVYGAIAFTSNPSFCASCHEMAPEYQTFKASAHSEIKCTQCHIEPGAKNMVLHKIESMKEVYYHVVGPPDPIVQTVPVMKVNCGQCHSDNRLVTATGDLKVNHKGHVKEGVPCITCHAGVAHGKVVDRGINGSETYDFWTEENVDKLMTKEYINPNMGTCIDCHDKVNKGQKPWENIAYSLPVNTHGTNADKEGGHGAETAVATEKGHGEEAGAEPHEASVSGIQGAHETEKKTQDIILQALGKQKKDVKLSMECFTCHKEIAVPKNHDSKNWDQSHGGTALKELNNCINCHQDSKWIRDIAKQDIKTLINDHGKEDKYVPNIKTVKDESRESAFCSTCHAERPAGHVDSDTWLTKHASKAQSKEDKASCYVCHDKEKPEDITKSTAPTDVYCQYCHRTGFKDEKGA; from the coding sequence GTGGCCTTTTGGAGGAAATCCAAAAATACAGAGACAATTAGCCCTGAGACAGAGACAAGGGAAGGTAAAAAGAAAGTTGGCCTTATACGCGGACTTTGGAGGAAATTCAAAAATATAGACTGGAAGAACCCGGTCAATAAGTGGAAACTCGGTTTTGTCCTTATGTTTGCTTTAATAGCAATGAGTGGGACTGTTTACGGAGCAATCGCTTTTACATCGAATCCGAGCTTTTGCGCCAGCTGCCATGAAATGGCCCCAGAATACCAAACATTCAAGGCAAGCGCCCACAGTGAAATCAAATGTACACAGTGCCACATTGAACCGGGTGCGAAGAACATGGTCCTGCACAAGATCGAATCAATGAAAGAAGTGTATTACCATGTGGTTGGCCCGCCAGATCCCATTGTACAAACCGTACCAGTCATGAAAGTCAACTGCGGCCAGTGTCACTCGGATAATCGCCTTGTTACTGCAACAGGCGACTTGAAAGTAAATCATAAAGGACACGTCAAAGAAGGTGTCCCTTGTATCACCTGCCATGCTGGTGTTGCGCACGGAAAAGTCGTAGACCGTGGAATCAACGGATCTGAAACATATGATTTTTGGACAGAGGAAAATGTCGATAAGCTCATGACAAAGGAATATATCAATCCGAATATGGGAACGTGTATCGATTGCCATGACAAAGTGAACAAAGGCCAAAAACCTTGGGAAAATATAGCCTACAGCCTTCCAGTGAACACTCATGGAACCAATGCAGATAAAGAGGGCGGCCACGGAGCTGAAACAGCTGTAGCAACAGAAAAAGGCCATGGAGAGGAAGCAGGAGCGGAGCCCCACGAAGCGTCTGTGAGCGGAATCCAAGGTGCCCATGAAACTGAAAAGAAAACCCAGGATATCATCCTTCAAGCCCTTGGAAAACAAAAGAAAGATGTAAAACTTTCAATGGAATGCTTCACATGCCATAAGGAAATCGCCGTACCGAAGAACCACGACAGCAAAAATTGGGATCAAAGCCACGGTGGTACAGCCTTAAAAGAACTGAATAACTGTATCAATTGCCACCAGGATTCAAAATGGATTCGGGATATTGCCAAGCAGGACATTAAGACTCTTATTAATGACCATGGCAAAGAAGACAAATACGTACCAAATATTAAAACGGTTAAGGATGAATCTCGTGAAAGTGCTTTCTGCTCGACCTGCCATGCCGAGCGTCCAGCCGGTCACGTTGATAGTGACACATGGCTTACAAAGCATGCATCGAAAGCACAATCGAAGGAAGATAAAGCATCATGTTACGTCTGCCATGACAAGGAAAAGCCTGAAGATATAACGAAATCGACAGCCCCAACTGATGTATACTGCCAGTACTGCCACAGAACTGGATTCAAGGATGAAAAAGGCGCGTAA
- a CDS encoding DEAD/DEAH box helicase, which translates to MRFKEAQHIFIPILPTYTKEGIPQFPPGTKRISELISIPQPQLNSLFKPNPDLQSILTGKQLLLEDLEFSLQEIHEHYENGYVQYRKGIVGKAGHPVCARCGNKDTQLFASFPCVRCGERCTYCRNCIMMGRITECTPLISWAGPPPHFDPPEKILEWNGMLSAGQRIASNRAIEAVRQNSSLLVWAVCGAGKTELLFEPIEAALKDRKRVCIATPRTDVVHELTPRLQAAFPSVKIAALYGGSEDRHTYSQLTITTTHQLLRFHYAFDMMVIDEVDAFPYTADEALQYAGEKARKPISSTIFLTATPSRKWQRECRSGRRAHITIPARFHRNPLPVPEFSWCGNWKSQLQKGKLPSECLSWIEKRLSAKKQALVFFPHIESMQTALPILQKINPAIQSVHAEDPDRKEKVGNARSGSIPILLTTTILERGVTLANIDVAVIGAEDRIFTESALVQIAGRAGRSAAHPEGDVTYFHFGKTIAMERAKNQIQTMNKEAKVKGLIKDSLG; encoded by the coding sequence ATGAGATTTAAAGAAGCACAACACATTTTTATCCCCATTCTGCCCACATACACCAAAGAAGGCATCCCGCAATTCCCGCCAGGCACAAAAAGAATCTCCGAGCTCATTTCAATTCCGCAGCCTCAACTTAACTCCCTTTTTAAACCCAACCCTGATCTTCAATCCATCCTAACAGGCAAACAGCTGCTTCTCGAAGACCTGGAATTCTCCTTACAAGAAATCCATGAGCATTATGAAAATGGCTATGTTCAATATAGAAAAGGGATAGTGGGAAAGGCAGGTCATCCTGTCTGTGCGAGGTGCGGCAACAAGGATACACAGTTATTTGCTTCCTTCCCCTGTGTCAGGTGCGGGGAGAGGTGTACCTATTGCCGTAATTGCATTATGATGGGCCGTATCACGGAATGCACGCCATTGATAAGCTGGGCTGGCCCGCCACCCCATTTCGACCCTCCTGAAAAAATCCTCGAATGGAATGGGATGCTTTCTGCCGGTCAGCGAATTGCTTCGAATCGCGCAATCGAAGCGGTCCGGCAAAATTCGAGTTTGCTAGTTTGGGCTGTTTGTGGAGCTGGAAAAACCGAGCTTCTGTTTGAACCGATTGAGGCTGCACTTAAAGACCGGAAACGAGTATGCATTGCAACACCGCGAACGGATGTTGTCCATGAGCTTACCCCGCGACTCCAGGCTGCTTTCCCTTCTGTAAAAATTGCTGCGCTCTATGGAGGGAGCGAGGACCGCCATACCTATTCACAGCTTACAATTACGACAACACACCAGCTCCTTCGTTTTCACTACGCATTTGACATGATGGTTATTGATGAGGTCGATGCATTTCCTTATACAGCAGATGAAGCACTTCAATATGCAGGAGAAAAGGCGCGAAAGCCTATATCATCAACTATATTTCTGACAGCGACACCGAGCAGGAAGTGGCAGCGTGAATGCAGGTCTGGCAGGCGTGCCCATATCACTATTCCAGCCCGTTTTCACCGTAATCCTCTCCCGGTTCCTGAATTCAGCTGGTGCGGCAATTGGAAGAGCCAGCTTCAAAAAGGAAAATTGCCTTCTGAATGCCTTTCCTGGATTGAAAAAAGGCTGTCAGCCAAGAAACAGGCACTTGTCTTTTTCCCGCATATAGAATCCATGCAGACAGCCTTGCCCATTTTACAAAAAATAAATCCTGCCATCCAGTCAGTCCACGCTGAAGACCCTGATCGAAAAGAAAAGGTTGGCAATGCTCGCTCGGGGTCTATTCCAATTTTATTAACTACGACCATCCTGGAACGCGGTGTGACGCTGGCTAATATCGATGTTGCCGTAATTGGAGCTGAGGACCGGATATTTACTGAGAGCGCGCTTGTCCAAATTGCCGGACGTGCTGGGAGGAGCGCGGCTCATCCGGAAGGGGATGTTACCTATTTTCATTTTGGGAAAACCATTGCCATGGAGAGGGCCAAAAACCAAATTCAAACGATGAATAAAGAGGCAAAAGTTAAGGGGCTAATCAAGGATTCATTGGGATGA
- the secA gene encoding preprotein translocase subunit SecA: MMGILNKLFDMNKREIKKLTKIADRIEALADETEKLTDDQLREKTEEFKKRYQNGESLDDLLVEAFAVVREGARRVLGLYPYHVQLMGGVSLHEGNISEMKTGEGKTLTATMPVYLNAISGKGVHVITVNEYLASRDATEMGQLYNFLGLSVGLNLNSMTKEEKQEAYAADITYGTNNEFGFDYLRDNMVLYKEQKVQRPLFYAVIDEVDSILIDEARTPLIISGTAQKSTSLYIQANAFVRTLNKDEDYTYDEKTKGVMLTEQGISKSERAFGIENLFDINHVTLNHHINQALKANVSMHLDVDYVVQDGEIVIVDQFTGRLMKGRRYSEGLHQAIEAKEGLEVQNESMTLATITFQNYFRMYEKLAGMTGTAKTEEEEFRNIYNMNVVVIPTNRPIVRDDRADLIYATMDGKFRAVVEDIAERNKKGQPVLVGTVAIETSELISKYLQKKGIKHNVLNAKNHGREAEIIAEAGQSGSVTIATNMAGRGTDIKLGEGVKEVGGLAVIGTERHESRRIDNQLRGRSGRQGDPGVTQFYLSMEDELMRRFGSDNMKAMMERLGMDDSQPIQSKMVSRAVESAQKRVEGNNFDARKQLLQYDDVLRQQREIIYKQRNEVLEAENLRSIVENMIKSSIERAVDSHAPRGGDEEDWNLDALVDWIHANLLREGDITIDDLKGKFQDEMVETIFAKVIERYNEKEEVLSSEQMREFEKVIVLRAVDSKWMDHIDAMDQLRQGIHLRAYAQTDPLREYQHEGYAMFENMVVSIEDEAARYIMKAEIRNNLERQEVAKGVAVNPKADGEASKKKPVTKQVDIGRNDPCYCGSGKKYKNCHGA, from the coding sequence ATGATGGGCATCTTAAATAAACTGTTTGATATGAACAAACGCGAAATCAAGAAGCTTACAAAAATTGCTGACCGGATCGAGGCACTTGCCGACGAAACGGAAAAGCTGACTGATGACCAGCTCCGCGAAAAGACGGAGGAGTTCAAAAAGCGTTATCAAAATGGCGAATCGCTGGATGATCTGCTTGTTGAGGCGTTTGCGGTTGTCCGTGAAGGGGCGAGGCGCGTTCTCGGCCTTTATCCATACCATGTCCAGCTAATGGGCGGTGTTTCCCTGCACGAAGGGAACATTTCCGAAATGAAGACTGGTGAAGGTAAGACTTTGACAGCAACCATGCCGGTTTACTTAAATGCAATTTCCGGCAAGGGCGTCCATGTTATCACGGTGAACGAATACCTGGCGAGCCGGGATGCGACCGAGATGGGACAGCTTTACAATTTCCTGGGTCTCTCTGTAGGCCTGAACCTGAACAGCATGACAAAAGAAGAAAAGCAGGAAGCATACGCTGCTGATATCACGTATGGTACGAATAACGAATTCGGCTTTGACTATCTTCGCGACAACATGGTTCTTTATAAGGAACAAAAGGTTCAGCGTCCACTTTTTTATGCGGTCATAGACGAAGTTGACTCCATTTTAATTGATGAAGCGCGGACTCCGCTTATTATTTCCGGAACTGCTCAAAAGTCGACTTCTCTCTACATCCAGGCGAATGCATTTGTACGGACGCTAAACAAGGATGAAGACTATACGTATGACGAAAAAACAAAAGGCGTTATGCTGACTGAGCAGGGGATTTCAAAATCAGAACGAGCTTTTGGGATTGAAAATCTCTTCGATATCAATCATGTAACATTGAATCACCATATCAATCAGGCATTAAAGGCAAACGTCTCGATGCATCTTGATGTGGATTATGTAGTCCAGGACGGCGAAATCGTTATTGTTGACCAGTTCACCGGCCGCTTGATGAAAGGCCGCCGTTATTCCGAAGGCCTTCACCAGGCTATCGAGGCGAAAGAAGGTCTTGAAGTTCAAAACGAGAGTATGACTCTTGCGACCATTACCTTCCAGAACTACTTCCGTATGTACGAAAAGCTTGCCGGTATGACAGGTACGGCTAAGACCGAGGAAGAGGAATTCCGCAATATCTATAACATGAACGTTGTCGTTATTCCAACAAACCGTCCGATTGTCCGTGATGACCGTGCGGATTTAATTTACGCTACGATGGACGGAAAGTTCCGTGCTGTTGTCGAGGACATTGCCGAACGCAATAAAAAAGGCCAGCCGGTCCTAGTTGGCACGGTTGCAATTGAAACTTCGGAATTGATCTCTAAGTACCTGCAGAAAAAGGGGATCAAACACAACGTCCTGAATGCGAAAAACCATGGACGTGAAGCAGAGATTATTGCTGAAGCCGGCCAAAGCGGCTCGGTTACAATCGCGACAAACATGGCAGGCCGCGGTACCGATATCAAACTTGGCGAAGGTGTAAAGGAAGTTGGGGGTCTTGCCGTTATCGGTACAGAACGTCACGAATCACGCCGGATTGATAACCAGCTACGCGGACGTTCAGGCCGTCAGGGAGACCCGGGTGTTACCCAGTTCTATTTATCAATGGAAGACGAGCTAATGCGCCGTTTTGGATCTGATAATATGAAGGCCATGATGGAACGGCTTGGCATGGATGATTCCCAGCCGATTCAAAGCAAAATGGTGTCCCGTGCGGTAGAATCTGCTCAAAAACGGGTTGAAGGAAATAACTTTGACGCCCGTAAGCAGCTCCTTCAATACGATGATGTATTGCGCCAGCAGCGTGAAATCATTTACAAGCAGCGTAATGAAGTACTTGAGGCCGAAAACCTGCGCAGCATCGTTGAAAACATGATCAAATCGTCAATCGAGCGTGCAGTGGATTCCCATGCGCCACGCGGCGGGGATGAAGAGGATTGGAACCTGGATGCGCTTGTAGATTGGATACATGCCAACCTGCTTCGTGAAGGCGACATAACAATTGATGACCTAAAGGGCAAGTTCCAGGATGAGATGGTGGAAACCATCTTTGCCAAGGTGATCGAGCGCTATAATGAGAAGGAAGAAGTGCTTTCATCAGAGCAAATGCGTGAGTTTGAAAAAGTTATCGTACTTCGTGCGGTCGATTCAAAATGGATGGACCACATTGATGCGATGGACCAGCTCCGCCAGGGCATTCACCTTCGTGCCTACGCTCAGACCGACCCGCTTCGCGAATACCAGCATGAAGGCTATGCAATGTTCGAGAACATGGTTGTCTCAATCGAGGATGAAGCAGCCCGTTACATCATGAAGGCAGAAATCCGCAATAACCTGGAGCGCCAGGAAGTTGCCAAGGGCGTTGCTGTCAATCCAAAGGCAGACGGGGAAGCCAGCAAGAAGAAGCCTGTCACTAAACAGGTTGACATCGGGCGCAATGACCCATGCTACTGCGGAAGCGGCAAGAAATATAAGAACTGCCACGGTGCTTAA
- a CDS encoding cytochrome c3 family protein, with protein MEEEQKDQQTELPAPPRLRNTIFKIMTLTLLFLVLFFSIGFVGLEATSSSEFCSSCHEMKPEYYTWKASSHGEVDCVNCHIEPGVENLAKAKGNGIVELYKKQTQTYTAPIQMPKDIPDSACEKCHNMNSRQVTPSGDLIIPHDKHTEKDIECVQCHSGIAHGKIAERKVTFKTDYEKWDIELGTAMMSDKKFTNPKMEKCMDCHIARKVTTECSACHTTNMYPESHKRDEFKTETHGTLAGKEIKECNECHKYMSDKETTLFNDEPAHKQFLKTKKIETKKVNTHEYAKENTFCKDCHTQRPASHIKGFIKSHGTFAKNDDSKCQACHDLQKTGLNKISNVTCNSCHPSSHANKEWRKTHPVEVPKGAKVTKTCYQCHNEQKCQSCHKED; from the coding sequence ATGGAAGAAGAACAAAAAGATCAGCAGACCGAACTTCCGGCCCCTCCTCGTTTACGCAATACGATTTTTAAAATCATGACTCTTACATTGTTGTTTCTAGTCCTATTCTTTTCAATAGGATTTGTAGGGCTAGAAGCAACATCAAGCTCTGAATTCTGCTCATCCTGCCATGAAATGAAGCCGGAGTACTACACGTGGAAAGCATCCTCCCACGGTGAAGTAGATTGCGTGAACTGCCATATCGAACCTGGGGTCGAGAATTTAGCAAAAGCAAAGGGCAACGGAATCGTTGAACTATACAAAAAACAGACACAAACCTATACCGCACCGATTCAAATGCCTAAGGATATACCAGACAGTGCTTGTGAAAAATGTCACAATATGAACTCGCGACAAGTTACTCCATCGGGTGATTTGATCATCCCCCATGACAAGCATACGGAGAAAGATATTGAATGTGTACAGTGTCATAGTGGAATCGCACATGGAAAAATTGCAGAGAGAAAAGTAACCTTTAAAACCGATTATGAAAAATGGGATATCGAACTTGGTACTGCAATGATGAGTGACAAGAAATTCACCAATCCTAAAATGGAAAAATGCATGGATTGCCATATTGCAAGGAAAGTGACTACAGAATGCAGCGCCTGTCATACAACAAACATGTATCCAGAAAGCCACAAAAGAGACGAATTTAAGACTGAAACTCATGGTACTCTAGCTGGCAAAGAGATAAAAGAATGTAACGAATGCCATAAATATATGTCCGATAAAGAAACAACTTTGTTTAACGATGAACCAGCACATAAACAGTTTTTAAAGACAAAAAAGATAGAAACAAAAAAGGTTAATACCCATGAGTATGCAAAGGAAAATACGTTTTGTAAGGATTGCCATACTCAAAGGCCAGCTAGTCATATAAAGGGTTTTATAAAAAGCCATGGAACCTTTGCTAAGAATGATGATTCCAAATGCCAGGCATGTCATGATTTGCAAAAAACAGGTCTTAACAAAATCTCAAATGTAACCTGTAACAGCTGCCATCCAAGCAGCCATGCAAATAAAGAATGGAGAAAAACCCATCCAGTTGAAGTCCCAAAAGGAGCTAAAGTAACAAAAACCTGTTACCAATGTCACAATGAACAAAAATGCCAATCTTGTCACAAAGAAGATTAA
- a CDS encoding ComF family protein, which yields MLFINDRCVLCKGKAGEEPSWTSLFSASKEVEICKSCFSKLEPIKGEVCRICGRLFTGEARKFRVGDLCHDCHRWEQDPEWGGLLYQNKSIYVYNDFLKEVVAKFKYRGDYQIAKAFSYEVSKVIRSLKADRIVPIPLSDERLYERGFNQSEAILHEAGIKWSALLNREHAEKQSKKSRKERIHLPHVFNLVDQGSLSGKRVLLADDIYTTGSTLRHAAKCLKEAGAREIVSFTIARG from the coding sequence ATGTTATTTATCAACGATCGATGTGTACTTTGCAAGGGCAAGGCAGGTGAAGAACCAAGCTGGACAAGTTTATTTTCAGCCTCAAAGGAGGTGGAAATCTGCAAATCTTGTTTTTCGAAGCTGGAGCCGATAAAAGGGGAGGTGTGCAGGATCTGTGGCAGGTTGTTCACTGGCGAGGCTCGAAAATTTCGGGTTGGTGATCTATGCCATGACTGCCACCGGTGGGAGCAGGATCCGGAATGGGGAGGACTGCTTTATCAAAATAAATCTATATATGTTTATAACGATTTTTTAAAAGAAGTAGTTGCCAAGTTTAAATATCGTGGCGATTATCAAATTGCAAAGGCATTTTCCTATGAAGTTTCCAAAGTTATACGTTCATTGAAAGCGGATAGGATTGTTCCAATTCCACTAAGCGATGAACGGCTTTATGAAAGGGGTTTTAACCAGTCAGAGGCCATTTTGCATGAGGCTGGTATTAAGTGGTCAGCGCTCTTAAACAGGGAGCATGCTGAAAAGCAGTCAAAGAAATCCCGGAAGGAACGAATACATTTACCACATGTATTCAATCTGGTGGATCAAGGCAGCCTGAGCGGGAAAAGGGTGCTGCTTGCCGATGATATTTACACAACCGGCTCAACCCTCCGTCATGCCGCAAAATGTTTGAAGGAAGCAGGGGCAAGGGAAATCGTCTCATTTACAATTGCGAGGGGGTAA